From the Halobacteriovorax sp. GB3 genome, the window GATCATCGTTGTTCCTAGTAATTATAAGTTATATCAGTCGTCGTTGAGTGCTTTGTATACTCTTGGTCGGCATCGTCCGATGTTTGTTTCGAGTAACTATAACCAAAATCAATACTGAAGTTTGGATTGATTTTTCTTGTTAATTTTATACTTGGATTAAGAAGCTTCTCTTGGCCTCTTTGCTCACTCTTCGTTTCATCATCATAACTTGTCAAAGTCGCTGAGAAGGCGAGGTTAAGTGATGTCTTAAACATAAAGTCTGGAATAATGTAGTCAACTCGAAAGAGATTTGTATTTGTTGAATTTGTCGTATCGTTGAAGTTATCGTTCATGTCATATTGCCAAAGAAAAATTCCAAGGTGACCACTTTTAAAAACCATGATCTGATCTACGGAGATGGTGTTGGTGTTAAAGTGAAGAGTGTCTTTGTATGAACGAAATGTTTTTCTTTTATATTTTACAGTCGTATTTCCAAGAGAGAAGAACTTAAATTTTTCTCCAAATGTATAAGTCCATGTCTTGTTATTGAAAACGAGAGTTTGCTCACTGTTTACATCTCTTTTTTTGTAATCGTAATCAACTTCAAAAAGGGTTGATGCTGGAGCATTGAAGAGCTTGTGTTCAAAAGTATTTTTCACATCAATACTATATTGAAAACTGTCGTTTGAATAAACTTCTGAATTATCTTGGTCTTGGTGCTTAACCTTGTTAAGTGAAAGGCTTGGCTTTACTGTGTAGCGCTTTTTAAAGTCAAAAAGGTAAGATGTTTTAATGTCAGTCTCAAAAATAAAAGAATCTTTCTGAGTGTCCTGAACATCTGGACTGTCTGTCGTAAGTGTAATGTTATTATCGTATTCAAAAGTTTGAGTTGCACTGAGACGAAAGCGCTTTTTTGAAAGTCTCTTTCCATTGATCATAAGATCAGGATCGAGTCCAAATTCTTTTTGAATCTCTTTAACTCTCTTTGCTGCATCTTTTGCGACTTGAGATTCTTCGTTCATTTTAACGACTTTGTTCATCTGAGGTAGGATGTAGCTTTTTACAAGTCTTCTCGCATCTTTTTTATCACGGGCCATCTCCAAGAGAACTTCAGCTAATTGAAAGCGAGAGACTTGTTTGAGTTCATCAGATGATGAT encodes:
- a CDS encoding tetratricopeptide repeat protein, which encodes MKLTPLVLGLLFSTATLAQTPEQFIEVYKKFKLGSYAEVAQTLEQMKENKKTDGTRYYLLGISYSRLQQYDKAAFYLSKAILNKNETEDVYYELGQSLYASNELEKARKAFFKASKSNFKKETSFYYIAHISQVLEEYKIAKSFYVKVLKEKSSSDELKQVSRFQLAEVLLEMARDKKDARRLVKSYILPQMNKVVKMNEESQVAKDAAKRVKEIQKEFGLDPDLMINGKRLSKKRFRLSATQTFEYDNNITLTTDSPDVQDTQKDSFIFETDIKTSYLFDFKKRYTVKPSLSLNKVKHQDQDNSEVYSNDSFQYSIDVKNTFEHKLFNAPASTLFEVDYDYKKRDVNSEQTLVFNNKTWTYTFGEKFKFFSLGNTTVKYKRKTFRSYKDTLHFNTNTISVDQIMVFKSGHLGIFLWQYDMNDNFNDTTNSTNTNLFRVDYIIPDFMFKTSLNLAFSATLTSYDDETKSEQRGQEKLLNPSIKLTRKINPNFSIDFGYSYSKQTSDDADQEYTKHSTTTDITYNY